Proteins found in one Mucilaginibacter gracilis genomic segment:
- a CDS encoding DUF5689 domain-containing protein: protein MKTKITFRAAGLVLLLALGMTSCKKNNGNDNTGPVPVDNIAVSDLKKLSTAASVTVPDGRKIKGIVISDASAKNIDAKSIVLQEATDKPGIIINFDGAHNFALNDEVEVTISKQQLSQVNGEIILDKIPVANAKKTGTGAITAKVTTAADLVTNQTAWNGMLVSLPVDGLTGGNGKFTGNLVVQKGNQTFGSKVLSGATFENTDYPVSVSNITGILRIDGSNLRVDIRTTADLASGPYSRIVTEDFQNLKKVSDGSAIVVPSTANAPFTTAVGQWLSTAQSFNFYPGATYDATFTTPTRTYLYAFNTSVNTTGASLRSNFTNNQGLKKVAISFAATSAEKVVTVLSQREYAFTFGTTDSVKIAVLPILPDNMPLIDAGDNMSYDAVKPILALSPAYNQKGKFFTFEYTIPTKDELIAKGVSADRATAFIANPQFRIYNASRPFTGSPNAAPILFDKIVFYY from the coding sequence ATGAAAACGAAAATTACTTTTAGAGCCGCCGGGCTGGTTTTATTACTGGCTTTGGGCATGACCTCGTGTAAAAAGAACAATGGAAACGATAATACCGGGCCGGTTCCGGTAGATAATATCGCTGTCTCCGATCTGAAAAAGTTAAGTACTGCCGCATCGGTAACTGTGCCGGATGGCAGAAAGATCAAGGGTATTGTTATTTCGGACGCCTCAGCCAAAAACATCGATGCCAAAAGTATCGTGTTACAGGAAGCGACTGATAAACCCGGTATCATCATTAATTTCGATGGCGCGCACAACTTCGCTTTAAACGACGAAGTAGAGGTTACGATCTCGAAACAGCAGTTAAGCCAGGTAAATGGCGAGATCATACTTGACAAGATCCCGGTTGCTAACGCTAAAAAAACCGGAACGGGAGCCATTACTGCCAAAGTGACTACGGCGGCTGATCTGGTAACCAATCAAACCGCCTGGAACGGTATGTTAGTGAGCCTGCCTGTTGACGGGTTAACAGGTGGTAATGGAAAGTTTACAGGCAATCTGGTAGTTCAAAAAGGTAACCAAACATTCGGTTCAAAAGTTCTTTCCGGTGCAACCTTTGAAAACACAGATTACCCGGTTAGCGTAAGTAATATCACTGGTATTTTGCGGATAGACGGAAGCAATCTTAGGGTAGACATCAGAACTACGGCAGACCTCGCATCCGGCCCGTATTCACGTATCGTAACTGAAGATTTCCAAAACTTGAAAAAAGTTAGCGATGGGTCAGCCATCGTGGTCCCATCTACAGCTAATGCGCCGTTCACTACGGCTGTAGGACAATGGTTGTCAACCGCCCAATCATTTAATTTCTACCCTGGCGCGACCTATGATGCAACTTTCACTACACCGACGAGAACTTATCTATATGCATTCAATACCAGTGTAAATACCACAGGTGCAAGTTTGCGATCAAACTTCACAAACAACCAGGGACTTAAAAAGGTAGCGATCTCGTTTGCTGCAACCTCTGCCGAAAAAGTGGTTACTGTACTTAGTCAAAGAGAATATGCATTTACATTTGGTACTACAGATTCTGTAAAAATAGCCGTGTTACCCATTTTGCCTGATAACATGCCTTTAATAGATGCTGGCGATAACATGAGCTACGACGCCGTTAAACCCATTCTGGCACTTTCTCCAGCTTATAATCAAAAAGGCAAGTTCTTTACCTTTGAATATACAATACCGACTAAAGACGAACTGATTGCGAAAGGTGTGAGTGCTGACAGGGCGACTGCCTTTATAGCTAATCCTCAGTTCCGGATCTACAACGCATCAAGGCCATTTACAGGAAGCCCAAATGCCGCCCCGATACTATTTGATAAGATCGTATTCTACTATTAA
- a CDS encoding DUF4134 domain-containing protein, translating to MFLSGLLTVNICFAQDGSAGITEATTMVKGYFDAGCNLMYAIGAILGIVGAIKVFRKWNEGEPDTNKVAAAWFGSCIFLVVVATVIKSFFGL from the coding sequence ATGTTCCTTTCGGGCCTGCTCACAGTCAACATTTGCTTCGCCCAGGATGGTTCGGCGGGCATCACGGAAGCGACCACGATGGTCAAAGGTTACTTCGATGCAGGCTGTAATTTGATGTATGCCATTGGTGCCATATTGGGTATTGTGGGGGCAATTAAAGTGTTCCGTAAGTGGAACGAGGGCGAGCCGGACACCAATAAAGTGGCCGCAGCCTGGTTCGGCTCCTGTATTTTCTTAGTCGTGGTTGCTACCGTGATCAAATCATTTTTCGGGTTATGA
- a CDS encoding GNAT family N-acetyltransferase, producing the protein MKMRKDMRSAMRTDKPLVTDLLSAAFDDNLSVNYSVRQDDKRKQRIRALMDYSFEVCYRFGKVWLSEDRKACVLLLYPHQKKTDLKAIWLDLILIVKAIGLGGIKKAVDREAKIKSKQPNEPIVYLWFIGVAPLYQHQGTGSRLLKQVIAAAKLQNLPVFLETSTERNLPWYKRYGFNEYDSLELGYTLHFLKYEHIK; encoded by the coding sequence ATGAAAATGCGGAAAGATATGAGAAGTGCAATGAGAACCGATAAGCCGCTGGTAACCGACCTGTTATCCGCTGCCTTTGATGACAATTTAAGTGTGAACTATAGTGTCCGCCAGGACGATAAACGCAAACAGCGCATACGTGCGCTGATGGATTATTCTTTTGAGGTCTGCTATCGCTTTGGCAAGGTCTGGCTGTCCGAAGATCGAAAAGCCTGCGTACTCTTACTGTATCCTCACCAAAAGAAAACTGATTTAAAAGCCATTTGGCTGGACTTGATACTGATCGTTAAAGCCATCGGTTTAGGTGGCATCAAAAAAGCGGTCGACCGTGAAGCAAAGATTAAATCTAAACAGCCGAACGAGCCGATAGTTTATTTATGGTTTATCGGGGTTGCTCCGCTCTATCAGCACCAGGGCACCGGTAGCCGGTTATTAAAACAAGTCATAGCCGCTGCAAAGCTGCAAAACCTGCCCGTTTTCCTGGAAACATCCACCGAACGCAACTTGCCCTGGTATAAACGATATGGCTTCAATGAATACGATTCGCTGGAATTGGGTTATACCCTGCATTTTCTGAAATATGAACATATTAAGTAA
- a CDS encoding RteC domain-containing protein: MLSKVIEKLSRQLTDGLADITAKKLSAEKRLSAALQLIRSLLHLLREQVLLHPFQDKPDEIHVFKNIKPRFLAAKIFELERYNLEQSAPAGTQEKLIAFYESELDIIRRFFMRYAFLYQYYRSGLTELDELYFIRGAEVPTVLMPEFGEPDPDFSTCGDYLFAKLQAFETLQAYIAERIAGLTAFSGQPGRLSKPFRWTGEVVNLIELGHAVYLNEQINNGELGIVEFFEGLGEFFGVNLGIPKKGFDDLKKRKRLSKTHFTDRMRDALVRKMDDEDALDKNRALKKKTGF; this comes from the coding sequence ATGTTATCAAAAGTTATCGAAAAGCTGTCCCGGCAGCTTACCGACGGTTTGGCGGATATTACCGCCAAAAAACTGTCTGCTGAAAAACGCTTGTCCGCCGCCCTGCAATTGATCCGCAGCTTATTGCACTTATTACGCGAACAGGTACTGCTGCATCCCTTTCAGGACAAACCTGACGAAATCCATGTATTCAAAAACATCAAGCCCCGGTTCCTTGCCGCCAAGATCTTTGAATTGGAACGCTACAACCTGGAGCAGAGCGCACCGGCGGGTACGCAAGAAAAACTGATCGCCTTTTATGAGAGTGAGCTGGACATCATCCGGCGCTTTTTTATGCGCTATGCTTTTCTCTACCAGTATTACCGTTCGGGCCTGACGGAGCTGGATGAACTCTATTTTATCAGGGGCGCGGAGGTGCCCACTGTCCTGATGCCAGAGTTTGGGGAACCCGACCCGGATTTTTCCACCTGCGGCGATTACCTGTTTGCCAAGCTCCAGGCATTTGAAACTTTGCAGGCGTATATCGCGGAGCGTATCGCCGGGTTGACAGCATTCTCTGGGCAACCGGGCCGCCTGTCCAAACCCTTTCGCTGGACGGGCGAAGTGGTCAACCTGATCGAGTTGGGCCATGCGGTTTATCTGAACGAACAGATCAATAACGGCGAATTAGGTATCGTGGAATTTTTTGAGGGGCTGGGTGAGTTTTTCGGGGTGAACCTGGGCATACCGAAAAAAGGTTTCGACGACCTGAAGAAACGCAAAAGATTGAGCAAAACACACTTTACCGACCGGATGCGGGATGCCCTCGTCAGGAAGATGGATGATGAGGATGCGCTGGATAAGAACAGGGCCTTAAAGAAAAAAACTGGTTTTTAA
- a CDS encoding sigma-70 family RNA polymerase sigma factor: MAEKNKIDQHINAWVEGNELAFQFIFNYYYPRLLAASSKPIKNQKDAEELVMDALLKIWQHKHRIKDLNKNLGDYLFGILRQEIAGISRKKVLITEDLEQVPLQELGTIDHPELSIKDLQLRYQAAIGKLTPKQREIFLMSRDKDMTQQQIADDTGTSINTVNNHISASLKIIRKELQEYPDAIIVVLVTTQAAIHYL; this comes from the coding sequence ATGGCTGAAAAAAACAAAATCGATCAACATATAAATGCCTGGGTAGAGGGTAATGAATTGGCTTTCCAGTTCATTTTCAACTATTACTACCCCCGCTTATTGGCTGCGTCCTCGAAACCCATTAAAAATCAGAAGGATGCAGAGGAATTGGTGATGGATGCCTTACTGAAAATATGGCAGCATAAACACCGTATCAAAGACCTCAATAAAAACTTGGGCGATTACCTTTTTGGTATCTTACGTCAGGAGATTGCGGGAATTAGCAGGAAGAAAGTGCTGATCACAGAAGATCTGGAGCAAGTACCATTGCAGGAATTAGGCACTATCGACCATCCCGAACTATCCATAAAAGACCTTCAACTTCGTTACCAGGCAGCAATCGGTAAACTCACTCCTAAACAAAGGGAAATATTCCTGATGAGCCGCGATAAAGACATGACGCAGCAGCAAATCGCTGACGACACTGGTACTTCCATCAACACCGTTAATAACCATATCTCCGCCTCTTTGAAAATTATTCGCAAAGAATTGCAGGAATATCCGGATGCGATCATTGTCGTACTGGTCACTACACAGGCAGCTATCCATTATTTATAA
- a CDS encoding helix-turn-helix domain-containing protein: protein MLVFGTQVHIVTFLFIIAEGMMFFIESVIYAIWPDKRRGWYLVLLGLLLLYNVTGGLFPDPKINISISLQEMIAYGTGFLMASYFPFYFYKAFDLKSLRWHALFGVPLFLMLPYLMFFVIMYAINGDLEKDIRYGVIAPFIYSLILLWVMLCAIRKHYRENRDRNYYIEEMAVYCAVTPWAAMTVFSWFQVNQLTEVLCTNTGFIFIALMFFVKSVKRAKMDDRKLAELKRIGRLPSVYFDVNSQRYGLSKREMEVAQLVREGLQNRTIADRLHISLSTVKTHIESLLRKTGATSRWEIAHKLFYES from the coding sequence ATGTTAGTGTTTGGAACACAGGTGCATATCGTCACCTTTTTATTTATTATAGCCGAGGGGATGATGTTTTTCATCGAATCGGTCATTTACGCCATTTGGCCGGATAAACGTCGGGGCTGGTATTTGGTGCTATTAGGTTTATTACTGCTTTATAATGTTACAGGAGGATTGTTCCCCGATCCCAAGATAAATATCTCCATTTCCTTGCAGGAAATGATCGCCTACGGCACCGGATTTTTAATGGCATCCTATTTCCCCTTTTATTTTTATAAAGCCTTTGACCTGAAATCGCTGCGCTGGCACGCTTTGTTCGGGGTGCCTTTATTCCTGATGCTGCCCTACCTGATGTTTTTCGTGATCATGTATGCGATTAATGGGGATTTGGAGAAAGATATTCGCTATGGTGTAATTGCACCTTTTATTTATTCATTAATCTTACTTTGGGTGATGTTATGCGCCATCCGCAAACATTACCGGGAAAACCGCGATCGTAATTATTATATCGAGGAAATGGCGGTTTACTGCGCTGTGACCCCCTGGGCAGCTATGACAGTGTTCTCCTGGTTTCAGGTTAACCAACTGACCGAGGTGCTTTGCACCAATACCGGCTTTATATTCATTGCACTGATGTTTTTTGTTAAATCTGTCAAACGCGCGAAAATGGATGACCGGAAATTAGCGGAATTAAAAAGGATTGGCAGACTGCCCTCTGTTTATTTTGATGTCAACAGCCAGCGTTATGGTTTGAGCAAAAGAGAAATGGAGGTCGCGCAGTTAGTGCGTGAGGGCTTGCAAAACAGGACCATTGCAGACAGGTTGCATATCTCATTAAGTACGGTCAAAACGCACATTGAAAGCCTGCTTCGGAAAACCGGGGCCACCAGCCGTTGGGAGATCGCCCATAAACTATTCTATGAGAGCTGA
- a CDS encoding TonB-dependent receptor, with translation MKHFLRKNGKEARLISIKSISVFSILVLFLIFNGAAHGQVLDKKINLSAATTTGIKITAAIKAQLPEVRFTYDDVISQKIAGTVKLTISQPTVKQLLDIIKSTFGIEYQTTNNYIILSLPKSPNASAGGGPGTIRGRIVEFETTQPLPGASVYIVELQKGMQSNIDGYYSFTNIPSGKYTVQVSYVSFATEKVVVEVKPGKEATYDIKLQGSNSLKEVVISSVKKSRAPVSHTSERQVLEEVKQASMVVSAISSEQISKSADRNAAEVMQRVSGVTTVDDKFVIVRGLNQRYNLTYLNDNVAPSTELYSRAFALDLIPSRIIDKILVFKSPSPENQGDATGGVVKIYTKDAKNVKHFDIEVQTGLREGTTFKNVLTYQGGKFDFLGFDDGTRKLPSVVPAYGSLQKATISQQQYAKGFSPYLYLGQKQALPTIQITANYYDSYKLFGKPLSMLTSFSYKHEDQQANIYRQQGIDDAIKSTIPNDAITFENNNRESAQLNLLQNFTYRLRDSSNLQFKNFLLQQGVSTTIEKVFHRRAMADQRAFDNKDIVLSYSQRFLYAGNVGGTHYYGGGKHRFDWNGGLTYSSQELPDQRVIRLQAPLTAFTTGDPNLYWFARGRKGDPEDSENQSRINQGMISRTWTRNNEGIYNASLDYTYKFKPWLFLKAGTFQQWKERKVFRRVYTVHEGDFTGTYSDYITAPGGYGTYVDPALTAFKQQDLSRLWSANYLRDDKTGLLVVDNTQGSDAYTATEQNNSGYALMSFTPAHRKFEVYGGVRIEYDRQRVGAAVQPTDQGGINRPVLVNISKLDILPSVNASYRPHDNWVLRAAYGKTVNRPEFTEISPFNDYDLENNTRRQGNPYLRPATASNYDLRLEFYPRKNQYGETISIGAFYKTLQNPIERINASDRILNSPALITFQNAARASIKGVEFELRKNLDFIPGNLFKRLSVIGNLTLIKSEAIKDSADVANEQKDQPDKRIGNFIIKRPLQGQAPYIVNVGLYYDNASTGTKISGIYNIVGTRIYAAGRGFAADPTLNGSQFRGSLMELPRHVVDISVTQRIVKTIQARFSVQNLLNKPIEMAEDYNFTSKYEPVKTVVTDGVTKVEGDNIASRYNPGRHYVLSFSYSF, from the coding sequence ATGAAACACTTTCTACGTAAAAATGGAAAGGAAGCACGACTTATCAGTATAAAAAGCATAAGCGTATTTTCGATCCTTGTACTTTTTTTAATTTTTAACGGCGCGGCGCACGGACAGGTTCTGGATAAAAAGATTAACCTGAGCGCGGCAACAACCACAGGCATCAAAATCACTGCGGCAATCAAGGCGCAGTTGCCGGAAGTACGGTTTACCTATGATGACGTAATCAGTCAGAAAATAGCAGGCACTGTCAAGCTGACGATCAGCCAGCCCACCGTAAAACAGCTTCTTGATATCATCAAAAGTACATTTGGTATCGAATATCAAACTACAAACAATTATATCATACTTAGTCTACCCAAAAGCCCAAACGCATCAGCCGGCGGCGGCCCCGGCACAATTAGAGGTCGCATAGTAGAGTTTGAAACCACACAGCCCCTGCCTGGCGCGTCTGTGTACATTGTGGAACTACAAAAAGGTATGCAGTCCAATATTGATGGATATTATAGCTTCACCAATATCCCATCAGGTAAATATACCGTTCAGGTATCATACGTCAGCTTTGCAACAGAAAAAGTAGTTGTGGAAGTTAAGCCAGGCAAAGAAGCGACCTATGATATTAAATTGCAGGGGTCTAACTCATTAAAAGAGGTAGTGATTAGCAGTGTCAAAAAAAGCCGTGCCCCCGTTTCACATACCTCTGAACGCCAGGTATTGGAAGAAGTCAAGCAGGCATCAATGGTGGTATCGGCCATTTCCTCTGAACAGATCAGCAAATCTGCCGACAGAAATGCCGCTGAAGTTATGCAACGGGTATCAGGGGTAACTACCGTGGATGACAAATTTGTCATTGTTCGCGGATTGAATCAAAGGTATAATTTAACGTATCTTAATGATAACGTAGCACCCAGCACCGAATTGTATAGTCGGGCTTTCGCTCTTGACCTGATACCAAGCAGGATCATCGATAAAATATTGGTCTTCAAATCCCCGTCCCCCGAAAACCAGGGCGATGCCACAGGCGGCGTGGTCAAGATCTACACCAAGGATGCCAAAAATGTAAAGCATTTTGACATCGAAGTGCAGACTGGCTTGCGAGAGGGCACAACCTTTAAAAATGTGCTTACCTATCAGGGCGGAAAATTTGACTTTTTAGGTTTTGACGATGGAACCCGCAAACTACCATCTGTAGTACCCGCCTACGGTAGTTTACAAAAAGCGACCATCTCCCAGCAGCAATATGCTAAAGGCTTTTCTCCTTATTTGTATTTGGGGCAAAAACAGGCATTGCCCACCATTCAGATAACAGCAAATTACTATGATAGCTACAAGTTGTTTGGGAAACCATTGTCGATGCTAACTTCTTTCAGTTACAAACACGAAGATCAGCAAGCCAATATTTATCGCCAGCAAGGTATAGATGATGCCATTAAAAGTACGATACCCAATGACGCGATAACCTTCGAAAATAATAACCGGGAGAGCGCTCAATTAAACCTGTTGCAAAACTTCACCTACAGGCTTCGGGATAGCAGCAACTTACAGTTTAAAAACTTCTTGTTACAACAAGGTGTGTCAACAACCATAGAAAAAGTATTTCACCGCCGGGCGATGGCTGATCAACGGGCTTTCGATAATAAAGATATTGTTCTTTCCTACAGCCAGCGTTTTTTATATGCAGGCAATGTCGGCGGAACACACTATTACGGCGGCGGTAAACATCGTTTTGACTGGAATGGTGGCTTAACCTACAGCAGCCAGGAACTTCCGGATCAGCGGGTGATCCGGTTGCAGGCTCCGCTAACTGCTTTTACAACCGGCGACCCCAACCTTTACTGGTTCGCAAGGGGCAGAAAGGGTGATCCGGAAGATTCCGAAAATCAAAGCAGGATCAACCAGGGTATGATCTCCCGCACCTGGACACGCAATAACGAAGGGATTTACAATGCTTCACTGGATTATACTTATAAGTTTAAGCCCTGGCTGTTCCTTAAAGCTGGAACGTTTCAGCAATGGAAGGAGCGAAAAGTTTTCAGAAGGGTTTATACAGTACACGAAGGTGACTTTACCGGCACTTACAGCGATTACATAACGGCACCGGGGGGATATGGTACTTACGTTGATCCTGCGCTTACAGCGTTCAAGCAACAAGATCTCAGCAGACTCTGGTCTGCCAATTATCTGCGGGATGACAAGACCGGCTTATTGGTTGTGGATAATACACAAGGTAGCGACGCTTACACGGCTACTGAACAGAACAACAGCGGTTACGCGCTTATGAGCTTTACACCTGCTCACCGGAAATTTGAAGTTTACGGCGGCGTTAGAATTGAATATGACCGTCAGCGGGTAGGCGCTGCCGTTCAGCCTACCGATCAGGGAGGTATCAATCGTCCGGTGCTGGTTAATATTTCCAAACTGGATATATTGCCATCTGTTAATGCAAGCTATCGGCCGCATGATAATTGGGTGCTCAGGGCCGCTTATGGTAAAACAGTTAACCGTCCCGAGTTCACCGAAATCTCTCCGTTTAATGATTACGACCTGGAAAACAATACCAGAAGACAAGGTAATCCCTATTTGCGCCCGGCAACCGCATCTAATTACGATCTTAGGCTGGAGTTTTATCCCCGTAAGAACCAATATGGGGAAACCATCTCAATTGGCGCTTTTTACAAGACCCTGCAAAATCCGATTGAACGAATTAATGCAAGCGACAGGATTTTAAATAGCCCTGCGCTGATTACTTTTCAGAACGCCGCAAGGGCTTCCATTAAAGGAGTAGAATTTGAATTGCGAAAAAATCTGGATTTCATTCCGGGTAACTTGTTCAAGCGTTTATCGGTGATCGGTAACCTTACGCTGATCAAAAGCGAAGCCATTAAAGACAGCGCCGACGTAGCCAATGAGCAAAAAGATCAACCTGATAAGCGGATAGGCAATTTTATCATCAAACGCCCGCTACAGGGCCAGGCACCCTATATTGTAAACGTCGGCTTATACTATGATAACGCATCGACAGGGACGAAAATATCAGGCATTTACAATATCGTGGGCACCCGCATCTATGCGGCGGGAAGAGGGTTTGCTGCTGACCCAACTTTAAATGGATCTCAATTCCGGGGAAGCCTGATGGAACTGCCGCGGCATGTGGTTGATATTTCGGTAACACAACGTATCGTGAAAACCATCCAGGCCAGATTTTCGGTTCAAAACCTGTTGAATAAGCCAATCGAAATGGCGGAAGATTACAATTTTACTTCTAAATATGAACCTGTAAAAACCGTGGTAACTGATGGCGTTACCAAAGTTGAAGGAGACAATATCGCATCAAGATACAATCCGGGCAGGCATTATGTATTGTCATTTTCTTATTCATTTTAA
- a CDS encoding FecR family protein — translation MMKIERPSREALIRYYRGESLPHEEKLIDLYLAMDIDHDYVESCLREAWHDLEDDPDPFDEQQPHAEWQQFQQRRSGLSQVPPKRKLRWLGYAASFALLVLGGVAALIHSKNSTPGQAAYTHYTSALGKRREVKLADNSTVMLFPGSTLDVPANFNDRDRNVTVKGRAFFEVVHNSNKPFLVTTGRLVTKDIGTSFEVNEFAAANTNTVTLLTGKVSVAYAGKEIAGLIPDQQISYQTSTNKYSINRIDARQSMAWINGELSYDLAPLSVICRDMEKWYNVKITIKNPDLLNKKITTSFKDLTVNKVLDMLSVTSGLTYTINDNKITIN, via the coding sequence ATGATGAAAATAGAACGCCCGTCGCGGGAGGCTTTGATCAGATATTACCGGGGTGAAAGCCTGCCTCACGAGGAAAAGCTGATTGACCTTTATTTGGCCATGGACATCGACCACGATTATGTGGAGTCTTGTTTGCGGGAAGCATGGCACGACCTCGAAGATGATCCTGACCCTTTTGATGAACAACAGCCTCATGCGGAATGGCAACAATTTCAGCAAAGAAGATCAGGGTTGTCGCAAGTTCCCCCTAAGCGTAAATTAAGATGGTTAGGCTATGCCGCAAGTTTTGCGCTTTTGGTTTTGGGTGGGGTAGCGGCTTTAATTCATTCTAAAAACTCAACACCGGGCCAGGCAGCATATACGCATTACACCTCGGCATTGGGTAAGCGCAGGGAAGTAAAGTTAGCGGATAACAGTACCGTAATGCTTTTCCCTGGCTCAACGCTGGATGTACCGGCAAATTTCAATGACCGGGACAGAAATGTAACCGTTAAAGGCCGCGCGTTCTTCGAGGTCGTTCATAACTCGAATAAACCTTTTTTGGTAACCACGGGGCGACTGGTAACCAAGGATATCGGTACCAGCTTCGAGGTTAATGAATTTGCCGCGGCAAATACCAACACCGTTACACTGCTTACAGGAAAGGTGAGCGTCGCTTATGCAGGTAAAGAAATCGCCGGGCTGATCCCTGATCAGCAAATCAGCTATCAAACAAGCACAAATAAATATTCCATTAACAGGATCGATGCCCGCCAGTCAATGGCCTGGATTAACGGCGAATTATCCTATGATCTCGCACCGCTATCTGTGATCTGCCGGGATATGGAAAAATGGTACAACGTGAAAATCACGATCAAAAATCCCGATCTGCTGAACAAGAAAATAACAACCAGCTTTAAAGACTTGACGGTCAACAAGGTGCTGGATATGTTATCGGTAACGAGTGGCCTGACCTATACGATAAACGATAATAAGATCACTATTAATTAG